In Ignavibacteria bacterium, the DNA window GCATTATTCTTATTAGAATTATGGTACTTTCGAAACTGATTTTCGAGCGTCAGTTATGCTGATTTTATACTTTAGATTTGTTATTTTGATTGCAATATTAACTTCAATTTAATCTAATTATTACATGAAAAAATATTCTTTGAAAATTTCCATACTGTTTATGATTTTGACAATCTTAAACGGCAGCGTATATGCATGTACGAATTTTCTTGTTACAAAGGCGGCTTCAACAGATGGCTCGACTTTTATTACTTATACGGCTGATTCACACACTCTTTACGGTGAGCTTTATTTCTGGCCTGCGGCAGACCATCAGCCGGGTGCAATGCTTGATGTTTATGAATGGGACTCACACAGATACCTCGGACAGATTCCGCAGGTTCCGCATACTTACAATGTTGTGGGGAATATGAATGAGCATCAGCTTGCTATCGGGGAGACAACTTTCGGCGGAAGGCTTGAGCTTGCAGATTCAACGGCGAAGATGGATTACGGCTCCTTGATGTATCTTGCTCTTCAGCGCGCAAAAAATTCACGCGAGGCGATTAAGGTGATGACACAACTTGTTGAAGAATACGGGTACCGCAGTGAGGGTGAATCATTATCGATTTCTGACCCGAATGAAGTCTGGATTATGGAAATGATAGGCAAAGGTGTAGGCAATAAGGGGGCTGTTTGGGTTGCTCAGAGGATACCCGATGGTTATGTTTCGGGACACGCAAATCAGTCAAGGATTACGAATTTTCCCCTAAACGACACAATGAATTGCTACTATTCAAAGGATGTGATTTCATTCGCGAGGAGCAAGGGTTATTTTAAAGGAAATGATTCCGAATTTTCATTCTGCGATGCTTATGCACCGATTGATTTTGGTGCTGCGAGGTTTTGCGAGGCGAGGGTTTGGTCTTTGTTTAATAAGGTTTCTTCCGGAATGGGCAAGTATGTAGATTTTGCCAAAGGCGAAGACCTTAAGAATAAGATGCCACTCTGGGTTAAGCCCGATAAGAA includes these proteins:
- a CDS encoding C69 family dipeptidase, whose amino-acid sequence is MILTILNGSVYACTNFLVTKAASTDGSTFITYTADSHTLYGELYFWPAADHQPGAMLDVYEWDSHRYLGQIPQVPHTYNVVGNMNEHQLAIGETTFGGRLELADSTAKMDYGSLMYLALQRAKNSREAIKVMTQLVEEYGYRSEGESLSISDPNEVWIMEMIGKGVGNKGAVWVAQRIPDGYVSGHANQSRITNFPLNDTMNCYYSKDVISFARSKGYFKGNDSEFSFCDAYAPIDFGAARFCEARVWSLFNKVSSGMGKYVDFAKGEDLKNKMPLWVKPDKKLSVYDVMNAMRDHYQGTPLDMTKDWGAGPYSCPVRWRPMTFKVEGKDYFNERAISTQQTGFSFVTQSRSSLPDAIGGIIWFGVDDNYTTVYSPFYTSIKEVPPNFAVGNGDMMVFSDSSAFWIFNQVSNFAYTRYKDMIQDIQPVQRELEMGYINNTEAVDREALELYNQDPQKAIDYLTEYSLTAGKTTFNRWKQLYGFLFTKYMDGNIKFPVEGSRVPKVTQPGYSEEWYKNLVKETGERYKAKGDSGH